The following nucleotide sequence is from Halapricum desulfuricans.
CAGGGGTGACCTGAATGCAGGCTACAGTATACGATCTGGACGGCGAGGCCGACGACGAGATCGACCTGCCGGCGGTCTTCGAGACGACCGTTCGGCCGGACCTGATCTCGCGTGCGGTCCAGGCCGCCCAGGCAAACCGAAAGCAGGACTACGGCAGCGACGACTACGCCGGCCTCCGGACGCCAGCCGAATCGTTCGGCAGCGGCCGCGGGCAGGCGCACGTCCCGCGTCAGGACGGCACAGCCAAGCGGGTCCCCCAGGCGGTCTCCGGCCGTCGGGCCCACCCGCCGAAAGAGAGCACGGACCGCGGCCTCGACCTCAACGACAAGGAACGCCAGAAGGCGATCCGATCGGCGATCGCGGCGACCGCCGACGCCGAGGTCGTCGCCGATCGCGGCCACGAGTTCGACGGAGATCTCGAACTCCCGCTGGTCGTCAGCGACGACTTCGAGGAGCTGGTGAAGACCCAGGATGTCGTCGACACCCTCGAGACGTTCGGCGTTCACGCCGACATCGAGCGCGCCGACGAGACGAAGATCAAGGCCGGACAGGGTAAATCCCGCGGACGGAAGTACCGCCGGCCCAAGTCGATCCTGTTCGTCACGAGCGACGAGCCCTCGAAGGCCGCGCG
It contains:
- the rpl4p gene encoding 50S ribosomal protein L4, whose amino-acid sequence is MQATVYDLDGEADDEIDLPAVFETTVRPDLISRAVQAAQANRKQDYGSDDYAGLRTPAESFGSGRGQAHVPRQDGTAKRVPQAVSGRRAHPPKESTDRGLDLNDKERQKAIRSAIAATADAEVVADRGHEFDGDLELPLVVSDDFEELVKTQDVVDTLETFGVHADIERADETKIKAGQGKSRGRKYRRPKSILFVTSDEPSKAARNLAGADVATAAEVNAEDLAPGGDAGRLTIWTESALAEVSDR